A genomic segment from Halogeometricum sp. S3BR5-2 encodes:
- a CDS encoding ABC transporter ATP-binding protein, translated as MSVERTADPERTDEPLLSVENLRTAFYTDKEVIRAVDDISFDIHRGETVGIVGESGSGKSVTARSIMRLVDTPGRIDDGRIVYEGEDLLEKTPKQMRGIRGGSIAMVFQDPLTSLNPVYTVGNQIKESLRLHRGMSGSEATREAVELLEAVGIPDARRRIREYPHQFSGGMRQRAVIAMALACDPDLLICDEPTTALDVTIQAQILELLEELQEERDLGIMFITHDMGVIAEVADRVNVMYAGEIVESAPVVELFESPKHPYTQGLLNAIPGQGLDAGERLATIEGDVPTPNEEPTYCRFAPRCPKEFEDCRQVHPVPVDVSEDAEDHRAACLLYPEELETEEAVDVHRTEGARGGDTR; from the coding sequence GTGAGCGTCGAACGCACCGCCGACCCCGAGCGGACGGACGAGCCGCTGCTGTCGGTCGAGAACCTCCGGACGGCGTTCTACACCGACAAGGAGGTCATCCGCGCCGTCGACGACATCTCCTTCGACATCCACCGCGGCGAGACGGTCGGTATCGTCGGCGAGTCGGGCTCCGGGAAGTCGGTGACGGCGCGCTCCATCATGCGGCTGGTCGACACCCCCGGCCGCATCGACGACGGGCGCATCGTCTACGAGGGGGAGGACCTCCTGGAGAAGACGCCGAAGCAGATGCGCGGGATTCGGGGCGGCAGCATCGCGATGGTGTTTCAGGACCCGCTCACGAGTCTGAACCCCGTCTACACCGTCGGGAACCAGATAAAGGAGTCCCTCCGGCTCCACCGCGGCATGAGCGGGTCGGAGGCGACGCGGGAGGCCGTCGAACTGCTCGAAGCCGTCGGGATTCCGGACGCCCGTCGGCGCATCCGCGAGTACCCCCACCAGTTCTCCGGCGGGATGCGGCAGCGCGCGGTCATCGCGATGGCCCTCGCCTGCGACCCCGACCTGCTCATCTGCGACGAACCGACCACGGCGCTGGACGTGACGATTCAGGCGCAGATTCTCGAACTGCTCGAAGAGCTACAGGAGGAACGGGACCTCGGAATCATGTTCATCACCCACGACATGGGGGTCATCGCGGAGGTGGCCGACCGCGTCAACGTGATGTACGCGGGCGAAATCGTCGAGAGCGCCCCCGTCGTCGAACTGTTCGAGTCGCCGAAGCACCCCTACACGCAGGGACTGCTCAACGCCATCCCCGGACAGGGACTCGACGCGGGCGAGCGCCTCGCCACCATCGAGGGCGACGTGCCGACGCCGAACGAGGAGCCCACGTACTGCCGGTTCGCGCCTCGGTGTCCGAAGGAGTTCGAGGACTGCCGGCAGGTCCACCCGGTTCCGGTGGACGTCTCCGAGGACGCCGAGGACCACCGGGCGGCGTGCCTGCTGTACCCGGAGGAGTTGGAGACGGAGGAGGCGGTCGACGTCCACCGAACCGAGGGCGCCCGCGGAGGTGACACGCGATGA
- a CDS encoding ABC transporter ATP-binding protein, with protein sequence MSGASEASEAVGRRAGSDALVEVRNLKTYYEGGGFLGGDPVKAVDGVSFDIRRGETLGLVGESGCGKSTLGRTLMRLEEATDGEVRLDGTDITTLSGDDLKQFREDVQMVFQDPDSSLNERMTVGELVREPLDVHDWKTPSERRARVRELLETVGLQEEHYYRYPHQFSGGQRQRIGIARALALEPDFVVLDEPVSALDVSVQAKILNLLEDLQNEFGLTYLFIAHDLAVVRHICDRVAVMYLGNIMEIGPAEALFDDPANPYTHALLSSIPEPDPTAKRDRITLRGTPPSPRNPPTGCPFSTRCPVKIRPEGYEEMDRGQWERIEVFREVLRERSRANPSLSDRARALLGRETHRADMDDIVAEVFDGHETDEEVMRHIREAAEYAEDGDEDAARTYLREEFNSVCDHEMPDQEAVGDGRVSLCHRHEPEYEEPATVFERLTD encoded by the coding sequence ATGAGCGGCGCTTCGGAGGCGTCCGAGGCGGTCGGACGGCGGGCCGGGTCGGACGCGCTGGTGGAGGTGCGGAACCTCAAGACGTACTACGAGGGCGGCGGCTTCCTCGGCGGCGACCCGGTGAAGGCCGTCGACGGCGTCTCCTTCGACATCCGGCGCGGCGAGACGCTCGGACTCGTCGGCGAGTCCGGGTGCGGGAAGTCCACGCTGGGGCGGACGCTGATGCGCCTCGAAGAGGCCACCGACGGCGAAGTCAGACTCGACGGGACGGACATCACGACGCTGTCCGGCGACGACCTCAAGCAGTTCCGCGAGGACGTGCAGATGGTCTTTCAGGACCCCGATTCGAGCCTCAACGAGCGGATGACCGTCGGCGAACTCGTCCGGGAACCGCTCGACGTGCACGACTGGAAGACGCCGAGCGAACGACGCGCGCGGGTGCGCGAACTGCTCGAAACCGTCGGCCTCCAGGAGGAGCACTACTACCGCTACCCCCACCAGTTCTCCGGCGGGCAGCGACAGCGCATCGGCATCGCTCGCGCGCTGGCGCTCGAACCCGACTTCGTCGTCCTCGACGAACCCGTCTCGGCGCTGGACGTGTCCGTGCAGGCGAAGATTCTCAACCTGCTCGAGGACCTTCAGAACGAGTTCGGGCTGACCTACCTCTTCATCGCGCACGACCTCGCGGTCGTCCGCCACATCTGCGACCGCGTCGCCGTGATGTACCTCGGAAACATCATGGAGATAGGCCCCGCCGAGGCGCTGTTCGACGACCCGGCGAATCCCTACACCCACGCGCTCCTGTCGTCGATTCCCGAACCGGACCCGACGGCGAAGCGCGACCGCATCACGCTCCGCGGGACGCCGCCGAGTCCGCGGAACCCGCCGACCGGCTGTCCGTTCTCGACGCGTTGTCCGGTGAAGATACGGCCGGAGGGGTACGAGGAGATGGACCGCGGGCAGTGGGAACGCATCGAGGTGTTCCGCGAGGTGCTCCGCGAGCGCTCGCGGGCGAACCCGTCGCTGAGCGACCGAGCGCGAGCGCTGCTTGGGCGGGAGACCCACCGCGCCGACATGGACGACATCGTCGCGGAGGTGTTCGACGGCCACGAGACGGACGAGGAGGTGATGCGGCACATCCGCGAGGCCGCGGAGTACGCCGAGGACGGCGACGAGGACGCCGCGCGGACGTACCTCCGCGAGGAGTTCAACAGCGTCTGCGACCACGAGATGCCGGACCAGGAGGCGGTGGGCGACGGACGGGTGAGCCTCTGTCACCGCCACGAACCGGAGTACGAGGAGCCCGCGACGGTGTTCGAGCGATTGACCGACTGA
- a CDS encoding DUF7555 family protein translates to MAFDSHRFAVKAVDAAAYAVVLTVVAFVVGALVSAAAGGGLPGAKWFMFFAGFAVFGYASLKLRPKAAWKEGDGGGLFSGSDEPVGIERAVGVALDRVLPPRLRPTPEERPSSGVKLFLGSVCILLASFLMEVVFGINY, encoded by the coding sequence ATGGCGTTCGACTCGCACCGGTTCGCCGTCAAAGCCGTCGACGCGGCGGCCTACGCGGTCGTCCTCACCGTCGTCGCGTTCGTCGTCGGTGCGCTCGTCAGCGCCGCCGCGGGCGGCGGTCTCCCCGGCGCGAAGTGGTTCATGTTCTTCGCCGGGTTCGCCGTGTTCGGCTACGCGTCGCTGAAGCTCCGGCCGAAGGCGGCCTGGAAGGAGGGAGACGGCGGCGGCCTGTTCTCGGGGAGCGACGAACCCGTCGGCATCGAGCGGGCGGTCGGCGTCGCTCTCGATAGGGTGCTGCCGCCGCGGCTCCGACCGACGCCCGAGGAGCGCCCGTCGAGCGGGGTGAAACTGTTCCTCGGGTCGGTGTGCATCCTCCTCGCGTCGTTCCTGATGGAGGTCGTCTTCGGCATCAACTACTGA
- a CDS encoding DUF7529 family protein, producing MVEAGDEDVSEAERIASGADRRREAWGATLEEMDALADEFEADGWRTLRIAAGDCGPFGPSAEAESEDGDGDENENENEGDGEAFGLAYVVPGDDAEEVSELFERASFPEYEVYRAENDGLMYTVTALFAPDIETAVFVAGAWELRNALGCATAAAETGLMYTRLQKLDGTVVGVVEHEEPEKFFPDLDAVRRHASGADAADVGASDDATGGAGDASE from the coding sequence ATGGTCGAAGCCGGTGACGAGGACGTGTCCGAGGCCGAACGCATCGCGAGCGGGGCGGACCGTCGCCGCGAGGCGTGGGGTGCGACCCTCGAAGAGATGGACGCGCTGGCCGACGAGTTCGAGGCGGACGGCTGGCGGACGCTCCGCATCGCCGCGGGGGACTGCGGGCCGTTCGGCCCGTCGGCGGAGGCGGAGAGCGAGGACGGAGACGGCGACGAGAACGAGAACGAGAACGAGGGCGACGGGGAGGCGTTCGGACTCGCGTACGTCGTCCCCGGCGACGACGCCGAGGAGGTGTCCGAACTGTTCGAGCGGGCGTCGTTCCCCGAGTACGAGGTCTACCGGGCCGAGAACGACGGGCTGATGTACACGGTGACGGCGCTGTTCGCGCCGGATATCGAGACGGCCGTGTTCGTCGCCGGCGCGTGGGAACTCCGGAACGCGCTCGGATGCGCGACGGCCGCCGCCGAGACGGGACTGATGTACACCCGCCTCCAGAAACTCGACGGCACCGTCGTCGGCGTCGTCGAACACGAGGAACCGGAGAAGTTCTTCCCGGACCTCGACGCCGTCCGACGGCACGCGTCGGGAGCCGATGCGGCCGATGTCGGCGCGAGCGACGACGCGACCGGCGGGGCGGGCGACGCCTCGGAGTGA
- a CDS encoding CBS domain-containing protein, which produces MNVADAMTPREDVVTVELPGTRDDVLEYLQERGFSSVPVVKQTDDGEAFRGLVTREDLIEHPDEDQLAVLMHEVPTASADTSVEEVARLMVEEGTRRVPVVDGELEGIVTVTDVIRVIAREEVELDIAAADVASDDVNTTYEGTPLTVAEREIFYANVPYAVALDDDGTMSGILTEVDIIDVARVVEGEEETGESMASQDNEWMWEGIKAVGSRYIPTRNVEIPAEPVSTFMSTEMVTVSKRTSAVEAAQAMITEDIEQIPLVSGDQLVGIVRDVDLLEAL; this is translated from the coding sequence ATGAACGTAGCCGACGCGATGACGCCGCGAGAGGACGTGGTGACCGTGGAACTCCCCGGTACCCGCGACGACGTGTTGGAGTACCTCCAAGAGCGCGGCTTCTCCTCCGTACCGGTCGTCAAGCAGACCGACGACGGCGAGGCGTTCCGCGGCCTCGTCACCCGCGAGGACCTCATCGAACACCCCGACGAGGACCAACTCGCCGTCCTGATGCACGAGGTGCCGACGGCGTCCGCCGACACCAGCGTCGAGGAGGTGGCCCGCCTCATGGTCGAGGAGGGTACCCGCCGAGTCCCCGTCGTCGACGGCGAACTCGAAGGCATCGTCACGGTCACCGACGTGATTCGGGTCATCGCCCGCGAGGAGGTCGAACTCGACATCGCCGCCGCGGACGTCGCCTCCGACGACGTGAACACGACGTACGAGGGCACCCCCCTGACCGTCGCCGAGCGGGAGATATTCTACGCGAACGTCCCGTACGCCGTCGCACTGGACGACGACGGCACCATGTCCGGCATCCTCACCGAAGTCGACATCATCGACGTGGCGCGGGTCGTCGAGGGCGAAGAGGAGACGGGCGAGTCGATGGCGAGCCAGGACAACGAGTGGATGTGGGAGGGAATCAAAGCCGTCGGCAGCCGCTACATCCCCACCCGAAACGTCGAGATTCCGGCCGAACCCGTCTCGACGTTCATGAGCACGGAGATGGTGACCGTCTCCAAGCGCACCTCTGCCGTCGAGGCGGCGCAGGCGATGATCACCGAGGACATCGAGCAGATACCGCTCGTCAGCGGCGACCAACTCGTCGGCATCGTCCGCGACGTCGACCTGCTGGAGGCGCTGTAA
- the glyS gene encoding glycine--tRNA ligase: MAEDRTEGERLTELAKRRGYYFGSSDAYGGTSGFYTYGPQGAALKSNVEDAWRDRFATQEGNMEIDAPTIMPEPVFEASGHLDGFDDMLVECAECGESHRADHLIEDHSELEDAETLSPEEAAEMISDLDLVCPNCGADLAGQSVEDFNLMFETNIGPGSSTPGYLRPETAQGIFVEFPRIKEYARNRLPFGVTQVGRAYRNEISPRKSIVRTREFTQAELEQFIDPERDEPDLSTVEDVEVLLYPATEQEADDGDYVETTIGDAVEAGTIGNAWLGYFLGIAQEWYERIGVDMDRFRFRQHLAGERAHYSSDCWDAESEVDGDWIEIAGFSYRSDYDLSKHGEHADDDFTVFRQYDEPQTVERAVVDPDMSVLGPEFGGAAADVKEALEALAERDPDAFEGENVTVEADGEEFAVPTDVANFSVEEQTISGEHVTPHVVEPSFGVDRTVYTLLAHAYEEDEVDGEERTYLSLSPGVAPRDVGVFPLVSNVDELVDLADDIVADLRAAGFSVVYDDSGSIGRRYRRQDEVGTPFCVTVDRDGLEGDGEKTVTIRERDSGRQVRAPVGALADELDAVRRGDRTFDGLAEEYDELADA, translated from the coding sequence ATGGCCGAGGACCGCACCGAGGGCGAACGCCTCACCGAACTGGCGAAGCGCCGCGGTTACTACTTCGGTTCGAGCGACGCCTACGGCGGCACCTCCGGCTTCTACACCTACGGTCCGCAGGGGGCCGCGCTGAAGTCCAACGTCGAGGACGCCTGGCGCGACCGCTTCGCGACGCAGGAGGGCAACATGGAGATAGACGCCCCGACCATCATGCCCGAACCCGTCTTCGAGGCGTCGGGCCACCTGGACGGCTTCGACGACATGCTCGTCGAGTGCGCCGAGTGCGGCGAGTCCCACCGCGCGGACCACCTCATCGAGGACCACTCCGAGCTAGAGGACGCCGAGACGCTCTCGCCGGAGGAGGCCGCCGAGATGATTTCGGACCTGGACCTCGTCTGCCCGAACTGCGGCGCGGACCTCGCCGGCCAGTCGGTGGAGGATTTCAACCTCATGTTCGAGACGAACATCGGCCCCGGGTCGTCGACGCCGGGCTACCTCCGCCCGGAGACGGCGCAGGGCATCTTCGTGGAGTTCCCGCGCATCAAGGAGTACGCGCGCAACCGCCTCCCGTTCGGCGTGACGCAGGTGGGTCGGGCCTACCGCAACGAGATTTCGCCGCGCAAGAGCATCGTTCGGACGCGGGAGTTCACGCAGGCGGAGTTGGAGCAGTTCATCGACCCCGAGCGCGACGAACCCGACTTATCGACAGTGGAGGACGTGGAGGTGCTGCTCTACCCGGCGACCGAACAGGAGGCCGACGACGGCGACTACGTCGAGACGACGATAGGCGACGCCGTCGAGGCGGGCACCATCGGCAACGCGTGGTTGGGCTACTTCCTCGGCATCGCACAGGAGTGGTACGAGCGAATCGGCGTCGACATGGACCGCTTCCGGTTCCGCCAGCACCTCGCGGGCGAACGCGCCCACTACTCCTCGGACTGCTGGGACGCCGAGAGCGAGGTGGACGGCGACTGGATAGAGATAGCCGGCTTCTCCTATCGCTCCGACTACGACCTCTCGAAGCACGGCGAACACGCCGACGACGACTTCACCGTCTTCAGACAGTACGACGAACCGCAGACGGTCGAACGCGCCGTCGTCGACCCCGACATGTCCGTGCTCGGCCCCGAGTTCGGCGGCGCGGCGGCCGACGTGAAGGAGGCGCTCGAAGCGTTGGCCGAACGCGACCCCGACGCCTTCGAGGGCGAGAACGTGACGGTCGAGGCGGACGGCGAGGAGTTCGCCGTCCCGACGGACGTGGCGAACTTCTCGGTGGAAGAGCAGACCATCAGCGGCGAACACGTCACGCCGCACGTCGTCGAACCCTCCTTCGGCGTCGACCGCACGGTGTACACGCTCCTCGCGCACGCGTACGAGGAGGACGAGGTGGACGGCGAGGAGCGGACGTACCTCTCCTTGTCGCCGGGCGTCGCCCCCCGCGACGTGGGCGTGTTCCCCCTCGTGAGCAACGTCGACGAACTGGTCGACCTCGCCGACGACATCGTCGCGGACCTCCGGGCGGCCGGGTTCTCCGTCGTCTACGACGACTCCGGCAGCATCGGCCGCCGCTACCGCCGGCAGGACGAGGTCGGCACGCCGTTCTGCGTCACCGTCGACCGGGACGGTCTGGAGGGCGACGGCGAGAAGACGGTCACCATCCGCGAACGCGACTCCGGCCGGCAGGTCCGCGCGCCCGTCGGTGCCCTCGCGGACGAACTCGACGCGGTGCGGCGCGGCGACCGGACGTTCGACGGACTGGCCGAGGAGTACGACGAACTAGCGGACGCCTGA